The proteins below are encoded in one region of Oncorhynchus masou masou isolate Uvic2021 chromosome 15, UVic_Omas_1.1, whole genome shotgun sequence:
- the cpt1a2b gene encoding carnitine O-palmitoyltransferase 1, liver isoform isoform X1: MAEAHQAVAFQFTITPEGIDLRLSYQALSQIYLSGLRSWKKRISRMRNRVIKGVYPASPSSWLFVVIAILATMYMRSDPSMGLIAKIQEHLPVSSLSLSVQGQTMLSVLVFSTLLWLSLILTLRFCLKLLLSYHRWMFEQHGHISTTTKVWVTLVRLLSGRKPLLYSYQTSLPCLPVPPIKDTLERYLESVRPLLSDPGFQRMTVLAAQFENSLGNRLQRYLKLKALWATNYVSDWWEEYIYLRGRGPIMVNSNYYGMDFLYVTPTPIQAARAGNTITALLLYRRKVNSEQLTPSRVPGTVIPLCAAQCERMFNTTRTPGEETDVLQHWQDSEFVTVYHRGRYFRLWVYKAGRLLSPREIEYQIQRILDDPSPPGPGEDRLGALTAGDRVPWCAVRKQYFSSGVNKRSLDCIERAAFFVTLDDEEQGMMGEDPVGNLDRYAKSLLHGKCYDRWFDKSFSVVVYKNGKNGLNAEHSWADAPTVAHLWEFTLATDAFQLGYTEDGHCKGEVERSLPPPQRLTWDIPVEVQEQVSISLSVAQALADDVDCHVFPFRDFGKGRIKKLKISPDAFIQLALQLAYYRDRKTFCLTYEASMTRLFREGRTETVRSCSNEGCAFVKAVESGEGPEHCRRLFRLAAEKHQNLYRLAMTGSGIDRHLFCLYVVSKYLGVESPFLTEVLSEPWRLSTSQTPVQQLELFDMKNHPDFISLGGGFGPVADDGYGVSYIIVGEDMINYHVSCKHSFSETDSHRFGAQISRALLDLLSVLTPAKTENSQAQDKKQQ, encoded by the exons ATGGCAGAGGCCCACCAGGCAGTGGCGTTCCAGTTCACCATCACCCCCGAGGGGATCGACCTGCGCCTTTCCTACCAGGCCCTGTCCCAGATCTACCTCTCTGGCCTGCGCTCCTGGAAGAAGAGGATCAGCCGCATGAGG AACAGGGTGATCAAAGGGGTGTACCCTGCCAGCCCTTCCTCCTGGCTGTTTGTTGTCATAGCCATCCTGGCCACCATGTACATGCGCTCTGACCCCTCCatgggcctcattgccaaaatccaggAGCACCTGCCCGTCAG TAGTCTTTCTCTGAGTGTGCAGGGCCAGACCATGCTGTCAGTGCTGGTGTTCAGTACCCTGCTGTGGCTGTCGCTCATCCTGACCCTGAGGTTCTGTCTCAAGCTGCTGCTCTCCTACCACCGCTGGATGTTCGAGCAGCACGGAcacatctccaccaccaccaaagTCTGGGTG aCCCTGGTGCGTCTGCTGTCTGGCAGGAAGCCTCTCCTGTACAGCTATCAGACCTCTCTTCCTTGCCTGCCCGTCCCGCCCATAAAAGACACACTGGAGAGG TACCTGGAGTCAGTGCGTCCGTTGCTGAGTGACCCGGGGTTCCAGCGGATGACTGTGTTGGCGGCTCAGTTTGAGAACAGTCTGGGGAACAGGTTGCAGCGCTATCTCAAGCTCAAAGCTCTGTGGGCTACCAACTAT gtgaGTGACTGGTGGGAGGAGTACATCTACCTAAGAGGACGAGGTCCCATCATGGTCAACAGCAACTACTATGGCATG GACTTTCTGTATGTGACTCCCACTCCAATCCAGGCAGCGAGGGCCGGCAACACCATCACCGCTCTGCTGCTCTACCGACGCAAGGTCAACAGTGAGCAGCTAACGCCT aGTCGTGTTCCAGGTACAGTCATCCCTCTCTGTGCAGCTCAGTGTGAGAGGATGTTCAACACTACTCGCACTCCAGGAGAGGAGActg atGTGCTGCAGCACTGGCAGGACAGTGAATTTGTGACTGTCTACCACCGGGGGCGCTACTTCAGGCTGTGGGTCTACAAGGCGGGGCGTCTCCTCTCCCCTAGAGAGATAGAGTACCAGATCCAGAGGATCCTAGATGACCCTTCACCCCCCGGACCtggagaggacaggctgggagcACTGACTGCTGGAGACAG GGTGCCGTGGTGTGCCGTAAGAAAGCAGTACTTCAGCTCAGGGGTGAACAAGCGCTCGCTGGACTGCATCGAGCGGGCTGCCTTCTTTGTCACCCTGGACGATGAGGAGCAAGGAATGATGGGAGAAGACCCCGTGGGAAACCTGGACCGCTACGCCAAGTCCCTCCTCCACGGGAAATGttatgacag gTGGTTTGATAAGTCATTCTCTGTGGTGGTGTACAAGAATGGGAAGAATGGGCTGAATGCAGAGCACTCTTGGGCCGACGCCCCGACAGTGGCTCACCTGTGGGAG TTCACCCTGGCCACAGATGCCTTCCAACTGGGTTATACAGAGGATGGTCACTGTAAGGGAGAGGTGGAGCGCTCCTTACCGCCCCCTCAGAGACTCACCTGGGACATCCCTGTGGAG GTTCAGGAGCAggtgtccatctctctgtctgtggcaCAGGCCCTAGCTGACGATGTGGACTGTCATGTCTTCCCCTTCAGGGACTTTGGGAAGGGACGCATCAAAAAGCTGAAGATCAGCCCAGACGCCTTCATTCAATTGGCTCTACAGCTAGCTTACTACAGG GATCGTAAGACGTTTTGCCTCACCTACGAGGCCTCCATGACACGGCTGTTCCGAGAGGGGAGGACTGAGACTGTACGATCCTGCTCCAATGAGGGCTGTGCCTTTGTCAAAGCTGTGGAGAGCGGAGAA GGGCCGGAGCACTGCAGGCGGCTTTTCCGATTGGCTGCTGAGAAGCACCAGAACCTCTACCGATTGGCCATGACAGGGTCCGGCATTGACAGGCACCTCTTCTGCCTGTACGTGGTGTCTAAATACCTGGGGGTGGAGTCACCGTTCCTAACAGAG gTGCTGTCAGAGCCCTGGCGCCTCTCCACCAGTCAGACTCCGGTTCAGCAGTTGGAGCTGTTTGACATGAAGAACCACCCAGACTTTATATCTCTGGGGGGAGGCTTTGGCCCT GTGGCAGACGATGGCTACGGAGTGTCGTACATTATCGTAGGAGAGGACATGATCAACTACCATGTATCCTGCAAGCACTCCTTCTCTGAGACG GACTCACACCGGTTTGGGGCCCAGATCAGTCGGGCTCTATTGGACCTCCTCTCTGTGCTTACCCCAGCTAAGACGGAGAACTCACAGGCTCAGGATAAGAAACAGCAGTGA
- the cpt1a2b gene encoding carnitine O-palmitoyltransferase 1, liver isoform isoform X2 → MAEAHQAVAFQFTITPEGIDLRLSYQALSQIYLSGLRSWKKRISRMRNRVIKGVYPASPSSWLFVVIAILATMYMRSDPSMGLIAKIQEHLPVSLSLSVQGQTMLSVLVFSTLLWLSLILTLRFCLKLLLSYHRWMFEQHGHISTTTKVWVTLVRLLSGRKPLLYSYQTSLPCLPVPPIKDTLERYLESVRPLLSDPGFQRMTVLAAQFENSLGNRLQRYLKLKALWATNYVSDWWEEYIYLRGRGPIMVNSNYYGMDFLYVTPTPIQAARAGNTITALLLYRRKVNSEQLTPSRVPGTVIPLCAAQCERMFNTTRTPGEETDVLQHWQDSEFVTVYHRGRYFRLWVYKAGRLLSPREIEYQIQRILDDPSPPGPGEDRLGALTAGDRVPWCAVRKQYFSSGVNKRSLDCIERAAFFVTLDDEEQGMMGEDPVGNLDRYAKSLLHGKCYDRWFDKSFSVVVYKNGKNGLNAEHSWADAPTVAHLWEFTLATDAFQLGYTEDGHCKGEVERSLPPPQRLTWDIPVEVQEQVSISLSVAQALADDVDCHVFPFRDFGKGRIKKLKISPDAFIQLALQLAYYRDRKTFCLTYEASMTRLFREGRTETVRSCSNEGCAFVKAVESGEGPEHCRRLFRLAAEKHQNLYRLAMTGSGIDRHLFCLYVVSKYLGVESPFLTEVLSEPWRLSTSQTPVQQLELFDMKNHPDFISLGGGFGPVADDGYGVSYIIVGEDMINYHVSCKHSFSETDSHRFGAQISRALLDLLSVLTPAKTENSQAQDKKQQ, encoded by the exons ATGGCAGAGGCCCACCAGGCAGTGGCGTTCCAGTTCACCATCACCCCCGAGGGGATCGACCTGCGCCTTTCCTACCAGGCCCTGTCCCAGATCTACCTCTCTGGCCTGCGCTCCTGGAAGAAGAGGATCAGCCGCATGAGG AACAGGGTGATCAAAGGGGTGTACCCTGCCAGCCCTTCCTCCTGGCTGTTTGTTGTCATAGCCATCCTGGCCACCATGTACATGCGCTCTGACCCCTCCatgggcctcattgccaaaatccaggAGCACCTGCCCGTCAG TCTTTCTCTGAGTGTGCAGGGCCAGACCATGCTGTCAGTGCTGGTGTTCAGTACCCTGCTGTGGCTGTCGCTCATCCTGACCCTGAGGTTCTGTCTCAAGCTGCTGCTCTCCTACCACCGCTGGATGTTCGAGCAGCACGGAcacatctccaccaccaccaaagTCTGGGTG aCCCTGGTGCGTCTGCTGTCTGGCAGGAAGCCTCTCCTGTACAGCTATCAGACCTCTCTTCCTTGCCTGCCCGTCCCGCCCATAAAAGACACACTGGAGAGG TACCTGGAGTCAGTGCGTCCGTTGCTGAGTGACCCGGGGTTCCAGCGGATGACTGTGTTGGCGGCTCAGTTTGAGAACAGTCTGGGGAACAGGTTGCAGCGCTATCTCAAGCTCAAAGCTCTGTGGGCTACCAACTAT gtgaGTGACTGGTGGGAGGAGTACATCTACCTAAGAGGACGAGGTCCCATCATGGTCAACAGCAACTACTATGGCATG GACTTTCTGTATGTGACTCCCACTCCAATCCAGGCAGCGAGGGCCGGCAACACCATCACCGCTCTGCTGCTCTACCGACGCAAGGTCAACAGTGAGCAGCTAACGCCT aGTCGTGTTCCAGGTACAGTCATCCCTCTCTGTGCAGCTCAGTGTGAGAGGATGTTCAACACTACTCGCACTCCAGGAGAGGAGActg atGTGCTGCAGCACTGGCAGGACAGTGAATTTGTGACTGTCTACCACCGGGGGCGCTACTTCAGGCTGTGGGTCTACAAGGCGGGGCGTCTCCTCTCCCCTAGAGAGATAGAGTACCAGATCCAGAGGATCCTAGATGACCCTTCACCCCCCGGACCtggagaggacaggctgggagcACTGACTGCTGGAGACAG GGTGCCGTGGTGTGCCGTAAGAAAGCAGTACTTCAGCTCAGGGGTGAACAAGCGCTCGCTGGACTGCATCGAGCGGGCTGCCTTCTTTGTCACCCTGGACGATGAGGAGCAAGGAATGATGGGAGAAGACCCCGTGGGAAACCTGGACCGCTACGCCAAGTCCCTCCTCCACGGGAAATGttatgacag gTGGTTTGATAAGTCATTCTCTGTGGTGGTGTACAAGAATGGGAAGAATGGGCTGAATGCAGAGCACTCTTGGGCCGACGCCCCGACAGTGGCTCACCTGTGGGAG TTCACCCTGGCCACAGATGCCTTCCAACTGGGTTATACAGAGGATGGTCACTGTAAGGGAGAGGTGGAGCGCTCCTTACCGCCCCCTCAGAGACTCACCTGGGACATCCCTGTGGAG GTTCAGGAGCAggtgtccatctctctgtctgtggcaCAGGCCCTAGCTGACGATGTGGACTGTCATGTCTTCCCCTTCAGGGACTTTGGGAAGGGACGCATCAAAAAGCTGAAGATCAGCCCAGACGCCTTCATTCAATTGGCTCTACAGCTAGCTTACTACAGG GATCGTAAGACGTTTTGCCTCACCTACGAGGCCTCCATGACACGGCTGTTCCGAGAGGGGAGGACTGAGACTGTACGATCCTGCTCCAATGAGGGCTGTGCCTTTGTCAAAGCTGTGGAGAGCGGAGAA GGGCCGGAGCACTGCAGGCGGCTTTTCCGATTGGCTGCTGAGAAGCACCAGAACCTCTACCGATTGGCCATGACAGGGTCCGGCATTGACAGGCACCTCTTCTGCCTGTACGTGGTGTCTAAATACCTGGGGGTGGAGTCACCGTTCCTAACAGAG gTGCTGTCAGAGCCCTGGCGCCTCTCCACCAGTCAGACTCCGGTTCAGCAGTTGGAGCTGTTTGACATGAAGAACCACCCAGACTTTATATCTCTGGGGGGAGGCTTTGGCCCT GTGGCAGACGATGGCTACGGAGTGTCGTACATTATCGTAGGAGAGGACATGATCAACTACCATGTATCCTGCAAGCACTCCTTCTCTGAGACG GACTCACACCGGTTTGGGGCCCAGATCAGTCGGGCTCTATTGGACCTCCTCTCTGTGCTTACCCCAGCTAAGACGGAGAACTCACAGGCTCAGGATAAGAAACAGCAGTGA